A genome region from Mycolicibacterium litorale includes the following:
- a CDS encoding hemerythrin domain-containing protein: MRRFSRVAQKPITTGQDVVDYLEAQHEAIRQLFVETLDAADADTKREAFTRLRTMLAVHETAEEMMVHPRVRRKIEGAGAVVDARLAEEHDSKVALSELEKLDIDTAEFTKGLIHLQAAVLEHAQKEEAEEFPLLTEHLDAEELQRLAVAVQVAERIAPTHPHAGVESAAANFALGPFASLIDRARDALRGAA; the protein is encoded by the coding sequence ATGCGGAGGTTTTCTCGCGTGGCTCAAAAGCCGATCACCACCGGTCAGGACGTCGTCGACTACCTCGAGGCGCAACACGAAGCGATCCGGCAGCTGTTCGTCGAAACCCTCGACGCCGCCGACGCCGACACCAAACGTGAGGCGTTCACCCGGCTGCGGACGATGCTCGCCGTCCACGAGACGGCCGAAGAGATGATGGTGCACCCCCGGGTGCGCCGCAAGATCGAAGGCGCAGGTGCCGTCGTCGACGCGCGGCTCGCCGAGGAGCACGACTCGAAGGTCGCGCTGTCCGAACTCGAGAAGCTCGACATCGACACCGCCGAGTTCACCAAGGGACTCATCCATCTGCAGGCGGCCGTGCTCGAGCACGCCCAGAAGGAGGAGGCCGAGGAGTTCCCGCTGCTCACAGAGCATCTCGACGCCGAGGAGCTGCAGCGCCTCGCCGTGGCGGTCCAGGTCGCCGAACGCATCGCGCCGACGCATCCGCACGCCGGCGTGGAATCCGCGGCAGCGAACTTCGCGCTCGGCCCGTTCGCGTCGCTGATCGACCGGGCGCGCGACGCGCTGCGCGGCGCCGCCTAG
- a CDS encoding DUF4178 domain-containing protein translates to MGTFLIVLAIALFAGAVIALVLAMKRSKKQTPQAQRTDPLKFDSPQQFGPRQLGPGAIVSYGGVDYVVRGSVTLRQGPFVWWEHLLEGGSEPLWFSVEEDEGRLELAMWTRRPDLQLQPGGPQVVDGVGFVETEHGAASYTTEGTTGLPAGGDMEFVDYANSAGDTFLGFERWAPSMPWEVSIGRTVLPGELTVYPAPPAGS, encoded by the coding sequence GTGGGAACGTTCCTGATCGTGCTGGCCATCGCGCTGTTCGCCGGCGCCGTCATCGCCCTTGTCCTGGCGATGAAACGGTCGAAGAAGCAGACGCCTCAGGCGCAGCGCACCGATCCATTGAAGTTCGACAGCCCACAGCAGTTCGGGCCCCGTCAACTGGGGCCGGGCGCCATCGTCAGCTACGGCGGCGTCGATTACGTCGTGCGCGGTTCGGTGACGCTTCGCCAGGGTCCGTTCGTCTGGTGGGAGCACCTGCTCGAAGGCGGCAGCGAGCCGCTGTGGTTCAGCGTCGAGGAGGACGAGGGGCGCCTCGAGCTCGCGATGTGGACGCGCCGGCCCGATCTGCAACTGCAGCCGGGAGGCCCCCAGGTCGTCGACGGTGTCGGCTTCGTCGAGACCGAACACGGCGCCGCCTCGTACACGACCGAGGGCACCACCGGCCTGCCCGCCGGCGGCGACATGGAGTTCGTCGACTACGCCAACAGCGCCGGTGACACGTTCCTGGGTTTCGAGCGGTGGGCGCCGTCGATGCCGTGGGAGGTGTCCATCGGCCGCACGGTGCTGCCGGGCGAGCTCACCGTCTATCCGGCTCCTCCGGCCGGCTCCTAG